One Candidatus Binataceae bacterium DNA segment encodes these proteins:
- a CDS encoding MoxR family ATPase — MMGAAPQARPEDRVSEFRQIFKRVEDEVGRVIVGHQTVLRKVLTALFCGGHVLIEGVPGLGKTLLVKTASEVLGLSFKRIQFTPDLMPSDITGTQLLSDTDGHRQFEFKPGPVFAHMVLGDEINRATPKTQSAILEAMEEHQVTAFGVTYPLEPPFFVLATQNPIELEGTYPLPEAQMDRFLFKVVMGAPKPEELREILNRTTGAQQYQLQPILDPARAPVQIEQLKLLVREVMVSEPVERYVIGIISSCTPGSPGAAPEISQYLRFGPSPRGAQALLLCSKVNALLEGRVNVSYEDVDDAIIPALRHRLLRNFQAEAENVSSETLLETALKRLRKPKG, encoded by the coding sequence ATGATGGGAGCTGCGCCGCAAGCAAGACCCGAAGATCGGGTCAGCGAATTTCGTCAGATTTTCAAGCGGGTCGAGGACGAGGTGGGGCGCGTTATCGTCGGCCATCAGACGGTTTTGCGCAAGGTGCTCACTGCCTTGTTTTGCGGCGGCCATGTTTTGATCGAGGGGGTGCCGGGTTTGGGCAAGACCCTGCTGGTCAAGACCGCCAGCGAGGTTTTGGGGCTGAGCTTCAAGCGCATCCAGTTCACCCCCGATTTGATGCCCTCGGATATCACCGGCACCCAGCTCTTGAGCGACACCGACGGCCACCGGCAGTTCGAGTTCAAGCCCGGGCCGGTGTTCGCCCACATGGTGCTGGGCGACGAGATCAATCGTGCCACGCCCAAGACCCAATCCGCCATCCTGGAGGCGATGGAAGAACATCAGGTGACCGCGTTTGGGGTTACCTATCCGCTCGAGCCGCCGTTTTTTGTGCTCGCCACGCAGAACCCGATCGAGTTGGAAGGAACCTATCCGCTGCCTGAGGCGCAAATGGACCGCTTCCTGTTCAAGGTTGTGATGGGAGCACCCAAACCCGAGGAGCTGCGCGAGATCCTCAATCGCACCACCGGCGCACAGCAGTATCAGCTGCAACCCATTCTAGACCCGGCCCGGGCGCCGGTTCAGATAGAGCAGCTTAAGCTGCTGGTGCGCGAGGTCATGGTGAGCGAGCCGGTGGAACGCTACGTGATTGGGATCATTTCCTCGTGTACCCCTGGCAGCCCGGGCGCGGCCCCGGAAATCTCTCAGTATTTGCGCTTTGGTCCCAGTCCGCGCGGGGCTCAGGCGCTGTTGCTATGCTCCAAAGTCAATGCGCTGCTAGAGGGGCGAGTCAACGTTAGTTACGAGGATGTGGACGACGCGATTATTCCGGCCTTGCGCCATCGCTTGCTGCGCAACTTCCAGGCGGAGGCCGAAAATGTCTCCTCCGAAACTCTGCTGGAAACCGCGCTTAAGCGGCTGCGCAAGCCCAAGGGCTGA
- the ruvX gene encoding Holliday junction resolvase RuvX, with product MSIIGLDWGRRRIGVAVATSLRFGVQPLAIIQRRSIREDWARLTGLVEQWRPERIVLGLPLNPDGSEGAAAQAARRLARELANQFKLVVELFDERLTSFEAKARVAELAGEGVARRTPVDPMAAALILEGWLQAQAASEPRPAPARRAEGNR from the coding sequence ATGAGTATAATCGGCTTGGACTGGGGCCGTCGCCGAATCGGGGTGGCGGTGGCGACAAGCTTGCGCTTTGGCGTGCAACCACTCGCTATCATCCAGCGGCGCTCGATCCGCGAGGACTGGGCGCGGCTTACAGGCTTGGTGGAGCAATGGCGACCCGAGCGAATCGTGCTCGGCTTGCCGCTCAATCCAGATGGCTCCGAAGGAGCGGCCGCTCAGGCCGCGCGCCGCCTTGCTAGGGAGCTGGCTAACCAATTTAAGCTGGTGGTGGAGTTGTTTGACGAACGGCTGACCAGCTTCGAGGCGAAGGCCCGTGTGGCAGAACTGGCGGGGGAGGGGGTGGCGCGGCGCACCCCAGTCGATCCGATGGCAGCCGCGCTGATCCTGGAGGGTTGGTTGCAGGCTCAGGCTGCGAGTGAACCCAGGCCTGCGCCTGCGCGGCGCGCCGAGGGTAATCGCTAA
- the mltG gene encoding endolytic transglycosylase MltG has product MALRGKTVSVAVAALAVGLLGVAVYHLWWQPGPPLSPARTVLVQPGQGLRTIAPRLRQQGVVPSALALEVLARMLGVAGQLKPGLYQFVGGESPSEVLGHLVRGDALFVTVTIPEGLTVHQIAQRLEAARLLCAEQFEQAARRSPLIDAVGLAPLGAEGYLFPATYRFAPQVTPRQVLVEMLRRFTALLTPAVTKRIFELGLTVDQLITLASMVEKEAKVPAERPLIAGVFYNRLHLNMPLQSDPTAQYSFDGAQLPVAQAVHTPSAFNTYAFAGLPPGPIANPGQAAIQAALYPTPTNYLYFVARQDGTHIFSRSLKEHDRAIESLRMSHKTAAPPTELGRH; this is encoded by the coding sequence ATGGCGTTGCGCGGCAAAACGGTAAGCGTGGCGGTGGCCGCGCTGGCGGTCGGGCTGTTGGGGGTGGCAGTTTATCACCTGTGGTGGCAACCCGGACCTCCCCTGAGCCCAGCCCGAACCGTTCTGGTGCAACCCGGCCAGGGGCTCCGAACGATTGCGCCGCGGCTGCGCCAGCAAGGGGTTGTGCCCAGCGCCTTGGCGCTGGAGGTGCTGGCCCGCATGCTGGGAGTGGCAGGCCAACTCAAGCCTGGGCTATATCAATTCGTCGGCGGCGAAAGTCCAAGCGAAGTCTTGGGTCACCTGGTGCGCGGCGACGCCCTGTTCGTGACCGTGACTATTCCCGAGGGTCTCACCGTGCACCAGATCGCGCAAAGGCTGGAAGCGGCGCGACTGCTGTGCGCCGAGCAATTCGAACAAGCCGCGCGCCGCTCGCCACTGATCGACGCAGTGGGCTTGGCACCGCTGGGGGCCGAAGGCTATCTTTTCCCCGCAACTTATCGGTTTGCGCCTCAAGTCACTCCGCGCCAAGTCCTGGTGGAGATGCTCAGACGCTTTACGGCGCTCCTGACCCCAGCGGTGACAAAACGAATTTTCGAGCTGGGCTTGACTGTCGATCAATTGATAACCTTGGCCTCGATGGTGGAAAAGGAAGCCAAAGTACCGGCCGAACGACCCCTGATCGCCGGGGTGTTTTACAATCGTTTGCACTTAAATATGCCCTTGCAGTCCGACCCCACCGCGCAATACAGCTTCGACGGCGCTCAGCTTCCGGTGGCCCAGGCGGTTCACACGCCGTCGGCTTTCAACACCTATGCGTTTGCCGGCCTGCCGCCCGGCCCGATCGCCAATCCCGGCCAGGCGGCGATCCAGGCGGCTCTTTATCCCACCCCGACCAACTATTTATACTTCGTGGCGCGTCAAGACGGGACGCACATCTTTTCGCGTTCGCTAAAGGAGCATGACCGCGCCATTGAAAGTCTGCGAATGTCACACAAAACCGCCGCGCCTCCTACCGAGTTGGGCCGGCATTGA
- a CDS encoding M23 family metallopeptidase, whose product MKGLGSKSRNSLWQAASVAAAGLLLTLLTVALVRSPWRGKPQHLRLAARGTAHQAGTAPQLGAATPALLALRNDLGNGTGAAALCRLPAKAKQSPSLGTIAPAVYENIAEPPAQAAPPPTTEHFQLRRAITILALLREVGLNSTQWSTWEKAFRATAHSVVLRPGHLVELDKEPGGQLRGLRYDLDDSSSVVERSLGGGVVVAARKPLTYLPHTVTCSLALQPNLTGARNRLPSTIIDRLANIFGARLHAGAFLKLVYSEFVTADGTHTKDADLKAADIKTGHQELQAFSFRDQHGNEHLYDAKGRQLGPQFLRYPVKFKYISSTFSAARYHPILHVYRPHVGVDLAAGYGTPVKAAGDGVVEFAGWAGELGRCVRIKHNNGLTSVYGHLSGISSAARPGAAVRIGQVIGWVGASGLATGPHLHYALYEEGHFLNPLTVKLDQAASIPSNRMALFNEFKNRWDGELAKLPNANMPPATLAAEQLPGRVADRVTHPDLPLTIAKPVDPGMLTASATTPVHLRHHRYRYRHHVRHRRASAAALDNDSASM is encoded by the coding sequence ATGAAAGGTCTTGGGTCAAAATCGCGCAATTCGCTCTGGCAGGCCGCCAGCGTGGCCGCCGCCGGATTGCTGTTGACCCTGCTGACAGTGGCGTTGGTCAGGAGCCCTTGGCGTGGCAAGCCCCAACACTTGCGGCTTGCGGCGCGTGGCACGGCCCATCAAGCTGGCACCGCACCCCAGCTTGGGGCTGCGACCCCGGCGTTGTTGGCACTGCGAAACGATTTGGGAAACGGCACTGGTGCCGCCGCCCTTTGCCGCCTGCCGGCTAAGGCGAAGCAATCGCCAAGCCTTGGAACTATCGCCCCCGCCGTCTACGAAAACATCGCCGAACCGCCGGCACAAGCGGCACCACCGCCTACTACCGAACATTTCCAGCTGCGCCGGGCAATTACGATTTTGGCCCTCCTGCGAGAGGTGGGACTCAACAGCACCCAATGGAGCACCTGGGAGAAAGCTTTTCGCGCCACTGCTCACAGCGTGGTCTTACGCCCCGGCCATTTGGTCGAGCTGGACAAGGAGCCGGGCGGCCAATTGCGCGGTCTGCGCTACGATTTGGATGACTCCAGCAGCGTGGTGGAGCGCTCGCTGGGCGGCGGCGTGGTGGTGGCGGCGCGCAAACCGCTCACCTACCTGCCGCACACAGTGACTTGCAGTTTAGCCCTACAGCCCAACCTGACCGGAGCGCGCAACCGTTTGCCGTCCACTATCATAGATCGGCTGGCAAACATCTTCGGCGCCCGTCTACACGCCGGAGCCTTCCTGAAGCTGGTTTACAGCGAATTTGTCACTGCGGATGGCACTCATACCAAAGACGCGGATCTGAAGGCGGCCGACATCAAAACTGGGCATCAGGAGCTGCAAGCTTTCAGCTTTCGCGACCAGCACGGCAATGAGCACTTGTATGACGCCAAGGGGCGTCAGCTTGGACCGCAGTTTTTGCGCTATCCAGTCAAGTTCAAGTACATCTCCTCCACCTTTTCCGCCGCCCGCTATCATCCTATTCTCCACGTCTATCGCCCTCACGTCGGTGTTGACCTGGCGGCTGGTTATGGCACGCCGGTCAAGGCCGCCGGGGACGGGGTGGTCGAGTTCGCCGGCTGGGCTGGCGAATTGGGGCGCTGCGTGCGCATCAAGCACAACAACGGCTTGACCAGCGTGTACGGCCATCTATCGGGAATCAGCTCAGCCGCCCGCCCGGGTGCGGCAGTTCGGATCGGTCAAGTGATCGGCTGGGTAGGAGCCAGCGGCTTGGCTACTGGCCCGCATCTGCACTATGCCTTGTATGAAGAGGGGCACTTTCTGAACCCGCTGACCGTCAAGCTGGACCAGGCGGCCTCGATTCCAAGCAACCGGATGGCGCTTTTCAATGAATTCAAGAATCGTTGGGATGGCGAGTTGGCCAAGCTGCCCAACGCCAATATGCCGCCTGCTACGCTCGCCGCCGAGCAGCTTCCTGGCCGCGTTGCGGATCGGGTTACGCACCCCGATTTACCGCTTACAATTGCCAAACCCGTGGACCCGGGGATGTTAACCGCCAGCGCCACTACGCCGGTTCACCTGCGTCACCATCGTTATCGCTATCGTCATCACGTGCGCCACCGTCGTGCCTCCGCGGCCGCCCTCGACAACGATAGCGCTTCGATGTAG
- a CDS encoding glycerophosphodiester phosphodiesterase: MAQPLDSAFFDPNPPRVIAHRGGAGLRPENTLAAFAAAHSLGARYFELDVHATRDGILAVCHDPDLGRTTDRHGAISALTYAELAALDGGYHFAPDRGFPYRGQGIRVPRLEEVLAAFMDSYFVIEIKPPQASPLPAILDRVLEATSMRRRVLIASEHQAPLSEMRRLAPEIPTGFSASEVAQFWQAFINHQRPITPAQALQLPPQHGGIDLVTADSVAMAHQLGIEIHVWTVNDRTEMRRLLDLGVDGIITDYPDRALAEIA; encoded by the coding sequence GTGGCGCAGCCACTCGACAGCGCCTTTTTCGATCCAAACCCGCCACGCGTGATTGCCCACCGCGGTGGTGCCGGCCTTCGGCCCGAGAATACCTTGGCCGCATTCGCCGCCGCGCATAGTCTGGGCGCACGTTATTTCGAGCTGGACGTGCATGCCACCCGCGATGGGATTCTGGCGGTTTGCCATGACCCCGATCTCGGCCGCACCACCGATCGTCATGGCGCGATCAGCGCTCTGACATACGCCGAACTGGCCGCTCTCGATGGCGGCTATCACTTCGCTCCCGACCGGGGATTTCCTTATCGCGGCCAGGGAATACGCGTGCCGCGCCTGGAAGAGGTCTTGGCAGCATTTATGGATAGCTACTTCGTCATCGAGATCAAGCCGCCCCAGGCAAGCCCGCTTCCAGCGATTCTTGACCGCGTGCTGGAAGCCACCAGCATGCGGCGGCGCGTGCTAATCGCCTCGGAACATCAGGCTCCGCTTTCGGAGATGCGCCGCCTGGCCCCCGAGATCCCAACTGGCTTTTCGGCCAGCGAAGTCGCCCAGTTCTGGCAGGCTTTCATCAACCACCAGCGCCCGATAACGCCAGCACAGGCGCTTCAGCTTCCGCCACAACATGGCGGCATTGATTTGGTCACGGCCGATTCCGTTGCCATGGCGCATCAGCTCGGAATCGAGATTCATGTCTGGACCGTCAACGATCGCACCGAGATGCGCCGGCTACTCGACTTGGGCGTGGACGGCATCATTACCGACTATCCGGACCGTGCGTTAGCTGAAATCGCCTGA